In Selenomonas sp. TAMA-11512, a genomic segment contains:
- a CDS encoding terminase family protein encodes MEQPAMQKKIIIPYKPEKLWRDVIHPKLEAHRFSVIVAHRRFGKTVGTVNHVIKKCIQNKLQSPMYAYVAPYRNQAERIAWNYVKYYTHVIPGVKVNEAKLYIEFPTRYAGANGGRIHIIGADHPDTLRGSYWDGVILDEYAQIKPELWNEILRPALSDRQGWVTFIGTPKGQNQFYDIYQKAQKREDWYACIYRADESGVFAPGGRLGPEELEAMKKDMSEEAIRQELYCDFTASAYNILITIDMVTEAVKKNHTASVIRDAPRVMGVDVARFGNDTCSIAKRQGLVAYPLKRYASIDNMDFAARLIQEIKEWKPDAVFIDSGRGEGVIDRCRQLGYDVIEVNFGGKATKEAAYINKRTEMWDAMRKWLTAGGQLPDIPELKTELVTPEYSFNAANKMKLESKESIKERLGKSPDMADALALTFAHPVYKREINPWERDDRCNTEYNPI; translated from the coding sequence ATGGAGCAACCGGCAATGCAGAAGAAAATCATAATACCGTATAAGCCGGAGAAACTCTGGAGAGACGTCATTCATCCGAAACTTGAAGCACACCGCTTTTCCGTCATCGTTGCTCATCGAAGATTCGGCAAGACCGTCGGCACCGTCAACCACGTCATAAAGAAGTGCATACAGAACAAGCTGCAGTCGCCGATGTATGCATACGTAGCACCGTACAGAAACCAAGCGGAAAGAATCGCGTGGAATTACGTGAAATACTATACACACGTCATTCCGGGAGTGAAAGTCAACGAAGCAAAGCTCTATATTGAGTTTCCCACAAGATACGCCGGGGCAAACGGAGGGCGGATCCACATCATCGGAGCAGACCATCCGGATACCCTAAGAGGATCATACTGGGACGGAGTCATCTTAGACGAGTATGCACAGATCAAGCCGGAGCTCTGGAATGAAATCCTAAGACCGGCGCTCTCCGATAGGCAAGGCTGGGTGACATTCATCGGGACCCCGAAAGGACAGAACCAATTCTACGACATCTACCAAAAAGCGCAGAAAAGAGAAGACTGGTACGCGTGCATATACCGAGCAGACGAATCCGGTGTGTTTGCGCCGGGCGGCCGTCTGGGGCCGGAAGAACTCGAAGCGATGAAGAAAGACATGAGCGAAGAAGCCATACGGCAGGAACTCTATTGCGACTTCACCGCCTCCGCGTACAACATCCTCATTACGATTGACATGGTGACAGAAGCCGTCAAAAAGAACCATACGGCAAGTGTTATCCGCGATGCGCCGCGCGTCATGGGTGTAGACGTTGCGAGATTCGGCAATGATACATGCTCTATTGCAAAACGCCAAGGGCTGGTAGCATATCCGTTAAAGAGATATGCGTCCATCGACAACATGGATTTCGCAGCAAGACTTATACAGGAAATCAAAGAATGGAAACCCGACGCCGTCTTTATTGACAGCGGACGAGGCGAAGGCGTCATCGACCGCTGTCGGCAGCTGGGCTACGACGTAATCGAAGTAAACTTCGGCGGCAAGGCGACAAAAGAAGCAGCATACATCAACAAGCGCACAGAGATGTGGGACGCGATGCGAAAGTGGCTGACGGCAGGCGGACAGCTTCCGGATATCCCGGAGCTCAAGACCGAGCTCGTCACACCGGAATATAGCTTCAATGCCGCAAACAAGATGAAACTCGAATCCAAAGAGAGCATCAAAGAGCGTCTCGGGAAATCTCCGGACATGGCCGACGCGCTCGCACTCACATTTGCACATCCCGTATATAAGCGAGAAATAAACCCATGGGAGAGAGATGATCGGTGCAATACAGAATACAACCCGATCTAA